In Rubrivirga marina, the following are encoded in one genomic region:
- a CDS encoding iron chaperone, with protein MAPDKDTGFTDDERAAIKERARELKAEAKADRKRADGERDVLEKIDEMPEADRALAERVHAVVSDAAPDLAPRTWYGMPAYARDGKVVCFFQSAAKFKARYATLGFSDQARLDDGALWPTSFALVEWTDDVEAAVTDLVRRASG; from the coding sequence ATGGCCCCAGACAAAGACACCGGATTCACAGACGACGAGCGCGCGGCGATAAAGGAGCGCGCCCGCGAGCTGAAGGCCGAGGCGAAGGCCGACCGGAAGCGGGCCGACGGCGAGCGCGACGTGCTCGAGAAGATCGACGAGATGCCCGAGGCGGACCGAGCCCTCGCCGAACGGGTCCACGCCGTCGTGTCGGACGCGGCGCCGGACCTCGCGCCGAGGACGTGGTATGGGATGCCGGCCTACGCCCGCGACGGGAAGGTCGTCTGCTTCTTCCAGAGCGCCGCCAAGTTCAAGGCGCGGTACGCGACGCTCGGCTTCAGCGACCAGGCCCGCCTCGACGACGGCGCCCTGTGGCCGACGTCGTTCGCCCTCGTGGAGTGGACCGACGACGTCGAGGCCGCCGTCACCGACCTCGTCCGGAGGGCGTCGGGCTGA
- the arr gene encoding NAD(+)--rifampin ADP-ribosyltransferase: protein MTDDDTLRSQRFYHGTKADLELGDVIEPGYASNYGAKKKAAYVYLTATLDAATWGAELALGDRPGRIYVVEPTGPIEDDPNLTDKRFPGNPTKSYRTRDPLRVTGEVTDWEGHSPEELDAMRDHLERLKARGIEAIED, encoded by the coding sequence ATGACAGACGACGACACCCTCCGTTCGCAGCGGTTCTACCACGGCACCAAGGCCGACCTGGAGCTGGGAGACGTGATCGAGCCCGGCTACGCCTCCAACTACGGCGCGAAGAAGAAGGCGGCCTACGTCTACCTGACCGCCACGCTGGACGCGGCCACCTGGGGGGCCGAGTTGGCCCTGGGTGACCGCCCCGGCCGGATCTACGTGGTGGAACCGACCGGCCCGATCGAAGACGACCCCAACCTGACGGACAAGAGGTTCCCGGGCAACCCCACGAAGTCCTACCGCACTCGGGATCCGCTCCGCGTCACGGGGGAGGTCACGGACTGGGAGGGGCATTCGCCCGAGGAGCTCGACGCCATGCGAGACCACCTCGAACGACTGAAGGCGCGGGGCATCGAGGCCATCGAGGACTGA
- a CDS encoding M13 family metallopeptidase yields MRRLLLLALTLVAAPAFAQGVSGIDLEAMDPDVRPQDDLFRYVNGTWLETVEIPADRPRYGSFDMLRERSEEDVRAIIEDAASGAVVDPDARKIGDYYTAYMDSARVESLGIAPLQPDFDRIDAIASVEDLVRYFGQNSASYGPAPLAGFVTVDAKDSDRHVYTLWQSGTNLPDRSYYLEDRFAEAREAYLGYIETMYDLAGWDGGAEAAQTILDLETRLARSQWTRIQNRDPEARYNPMAVADVVAAYPNLHVDVMAETIGLPASLDSVVVGQPPFLAGLDSTMVEVPLEDWKTYARFRTLDEAAGQLPAAFVEASFDFNGRVLNGQDEDRPRWKKAVGATSGALGEAIGRIYVDRHYPQAAADRMDELIENLREAFRQSIGDNPWMSDATKAEALRKLEAYVYKIGHPEEWEDYSALQVSATDLIGNGRALRAWGLADNLSKLGEAPDRTEWGMTPQTVNAYYNPAFNEIVFPAAILQPPFFNVEADDAVNYGGIGAVIGHEYSHGFDDSGSQYDAVGNLRNWWTETDRAEFEARADRLVAQYDAYAPFEDANVQGRLTLGENIGDLSGLTMAYRAYRLSLDADGDGVVSESEEAPVIDGFTGDQRFFMGWAQVWRIVHRDAYLRQLLQVDSHSPGEYRANGPLSHIPGFYEAFDVQPGDDLYLPEEDRIKLW; encoded by the coding sequence ATGCGACGACTGCTTCTTTTGGCCCTCACGCTCGTGGCCGCGCCCGCCTTCGCGCAGGGCGTCTCCGGCATCGACCTGGAGGCCATGGACCCCGACGTCCGTCCCCAAGACGACCTCTTTCGCTACGTCAACGGGACATGGCTCGAGACCGTCGAGATCCCGGCCGACCGGCCGCGCTACGGGTCCTTCGACATGCTGCGCGAGCGGTCCGAGGAGGACGTCCGCGCCATCATCGAGGACGCCGCCTCCGGGGCCGTCGTCGACCCCGACGCCCGGAAGATCGGCGACTACTACACGGCCTACATGGACTCGGCCCGCGTCGAGTCGCTCGGCATCGCCCCGCTCCAGCCCGACTTCGACCGGATCGACGCCATCGCCTCCGTCGAGGACCTCGTCCGGTACTTCGGCCAGAACTCGGCCTCGTACGGCCCGGCGCCCCTCGCCGGCTTCGTGACCGTCGACGCCAAGGACTCCGACCGCCACGTCTACACGCTGTGGCAGTCCGGGACGAACCTCCCCGACCGGAGCTACTACCTCGAGGACCGCTTCGCCGAGGCCCGCGAGGCCTACCTCGGCTACATCGAGACGATGTACGACCTCGCCGGCTGGGACGGCGGCGCCGAGGCGGCGCAGACGATCCTCGACCTCGAGACCCGGCTCGCCCGGAGCCAGTGGACGCGGATCCAGAACCGCGACCCCGAGGCCCGCTACAACCCGATGGCCGTCGCCGACGTCGTCGCGGCCTACCCGAACCTCCACGTCGACGTGATGGCCGAGACGATCGGCCTGCCCGCGTCGCTCGACTCGGTCGTCGTCGGGCAGCCGCCGTTCCTCGCGGGGCTCGACAGCACGATGGTCGAGGTCCCGCTCGAGGACTGGAAGACGTACGCCCGCTTCCGCACGCTCGACGAGGCCGCCGGCCAGCTCCCGGCCGCGTTCGTCGAGGCCAGCTTCGACTTCAACGGCCGCGTGCTCAACGGCCAGGACGAGGACCGGCCGCGCTGGAAGAAGGCCGTCGGCGCCACGTCGGGCGCGCTCGGCGAGGCCATCGGCCGGATCTACGTCGACCGGCACTACCCGCAGGCCGCGGCCGACCGGATGGACGAGCTCATCGAGAACCTCCGCGAGGCGTTCCGCCAGTCCATCGGCGACAACCCGTGGATGAGCGACGCGACCAAGGCCGAGGCGCTCCGCAAGCTCGAGGCCTACGTCTACAAGATCGGCCACCCCGAGGAGTGGGAGGACTACTCCGCGCTCCAGGTCTCGGCCACGGACCTCATCGGCAACGGCCGCGCGCTCCGCGCGTGGGGCCTCGCCGACAACCTCTCGAAGCTGGGCGAGGCGCCGGACCGGACCGAGTGGGGCATGACGCCGCAGACGGTCAACGCGTACTACAACCCGGCCTTCAACGAGATCGTCTTCCCGGCCGCCATCCTCCAGCCGCCGTTCTTCAACGTCGAGGCCGACGACGCCGTCAACTACGGCGGCATCGGCGCGGTCATCGGCCACGAGTACTCGCACGGGTTCGACGACTCGGGGAGCCAGTACGACGCCGTCGGCAACCTCCGCAACTGGTGGACCGAGACCGACCGGGCCGAGTTCGAGGCCCGCGCCGACCGGCTCGTGGCCCAGTACGACGCCTACGCGCCGTTCGAGGACGCCAACGTCCAGGGCCGCCTCACGCTCGGCGAGAACATCGGCGACCTCTCGGGCCTCACGATGGCCTACCGCGCCTACCGCCTCTCGCTCGACGCGGACGGCGACGGCGTGGTCTCGGAGAGCGAGGAGGCCCCGGTCATCGACGGGTTCACCGGCGACCAGCGGTTCTTCATGGGCTGGGCCCAGGTCTGGCGGATCGTCCACCGCGACGCCTACCTCCGCCAGCTCCTCCAAGTCGACAGCCACTCGCCGGGCGAGTACCGCGCCAACGGCCCGCTCTCGCACATCCCGGGCTTCTACGAGGCCTTCGACGTGCAGCCGGGCGATGACCTCTACCTGCCCGAGGAGGACCGGATCAAGCTCTGGTAG
- a CDS encoding glycosyltransferase family 2 protein, which yields MRVAVVIPARDEEASVGAVVRGLPREACGVAEVVVVDNCSSDGTAEAARAAGATVVSEPRAGYGRACLAGLAHLAPDPPDVVAFVDADLSDDPADLASILAPIARDEADLVIGSRVLGQRAGRVERGALLPQARWGNALACALVRLRWGARFTDLGPFRAVRWRELEALGMRDETFGWTVEMQVRAVRAGLRCTEVPVAYRRRVGRSKITGTVSGTVRAGAKILWTVGAHAVRGPLRPGGGASYAAVA from the coding sequence ATGCGGGTCGCCGTCGTGATCCCGGCCCGGGACGAAGAGGCCTCGGTCGGGGCCGTCGTGCGCGGCCTGCCGCGCGAGGCGTGTGGCGTCGCCGAGGTCGTCGTGGTCGACAATTGCTCGTCCGACGGGACCGCCGAGGCGGCGCGGGCCGCAGGGGCGACCGTCGTGTCGGAGCCGCGCGCGGGCTACGGCCGCGCCTGCCTCGCCGGCCTCGCCCACCTCGCCCCCGACCCGCCCGACGTCGTCGCCTTCGTCGACGCCGACCTCTCCGACGACCCGGCCGACCTCGCGTCGATCCTGGCGCCGATCGCGCGCGACGAGGCCGACCTCGTGATCGGGAGCCGCGTGCTCGGCCAGCGCGCCGGGCGCGTCGAGCGGGGCGCGCTCCTGCCGCAGGCCCGGTGGGGCAACGCGCTCGCGTGCGCGCTCGTCCGGCTTCGGTGGGGCGCGCGGTTCACCGACCTCGGCCCGTTCCGCGCCGTCCGCTGGCGGGAGTTGGAGGCGCTCGGGATGCGCGACGAGACGTTCGGGTGGACGGTCGAGATGCAGGTCCGCGCCGTCCGCGCCGGGCTCCGGTGCACCGAGGTGCCAGTCGCGTACCGCCGCCGCGTCGGGCGCTCGAAGATCACGGGGACCGTCTCCGGGACCGTCCGGGCCGGGGCCAAGATCCTGTGGACGGTCGGCGCGCACGCCGTCCGCGGGCCGCTCCGACCAGGGGGGGGAGCGAGCTACGCCGCTGTAGCTTGA
- a CDS encoding TonB-dependent receptor, with protein sequence MTRTALLLTLLALCAGPAAQAQADLFGVVADAETAAPVAGATVALVDTTGAVQGRAAGTEGQFAFRGLAPGRYLLRVTAIGYRPSSDTLALASGERRDLPIDLVPATATLDAVEVEAAETVMIREPGLARLRPADLAALPTADPGGDLAAGLLVQPGITTIGDRGGQLSVRGGTPTQNLVLVDGIPVFQPFHLLGGYSALPAGVVRSADVYAGGWPARFGGRIASVVDVAGRTGHKRRVGGAVTASPVLVGAELEVPVVPGDVSLLASARQSVVDETSEALGIALPYRFSDAFGKLHARLDATSTLQATALLSTDEGDLGLDGSRITTRSEAAGGQFFSISSAFAAAIDVSAYWSRFETAFEPVGAPRRTAEVETFGGRFGYVYYVGPHTIRTGIQASSYLFEYAFRPDVVTRQNTSEGSFFVDADVDLGHGLKVEPGVRFQTFPAQAQPSSFEPRVLASWALGRQVFRGAAGVYRQEIVGLTNQGDVGDVFTAWTTVPTSLPVPTAVHGLLGWEGALGRGVRAGVEGYTKRLTGQTILLDDRLLSTNGDALGVEVVAGYRRPGLRIDARYGAQSLTYRDAGRSYQPPFHRPHRLTVDGRAEWGPWAVAAAVQLTSGRPYTRVVGAYLDLGEAVERGLPLETAVGPPTTRFDDDPYGARTPPYARLDLAVEWAARIPGARAVVQAAVLNVTSRANVFYYDALRAERVDQLPLFPTLGLRIDVE encoded by the coding sequence GTGACCCGGACCGCCCTCCTCCTCACCCTCCTCGCGCTGTGTGCCGGGCCCGCCGCCCAGGCCCAGGCCGACCTGTTCGGTGTCGTCGCCGACGCCGAGACGGCGGCGCCCGTGGCCGGCGCGACCGTCGCCCTCGTCGACACGACGGGGGCCGTCCAAGGGCGGGCCGCGGGGACCGAGGGGCAGTTCGCGTTCCGCGGGCTCGCGCCCGGCCGCTACCTCCTCCGCGTGACGGCGATCGGCTACCGGCCGTCGTCGGACACCCTCGCGCTGGCGTCCGGCGAACGGCGCGACCTCCCCATCGACCTCGTGCCGGCGACGGCCACGCTCGACGCCGTCGAGGTCGAGGCGGCCGAAACGGTGATGATCCGTGAGCCCGGCCTCGCGCGGCTCCGCCCGGCCGACCTGGCCGCGCTCCCCACCGCCGACCCCGGCGGCGACCTCGCGGCCGGCCTCCTCGTCCAGCCCGGCATCACGACGATCGGCGACCGCGGCGGCCAGCTCTCCGTCCGCGGCGGGACGCCGACGCAGAACCTCGTCCTCGTCGACGGCATCCCGGTGTTCCAACCGTTCCACCTGCTGGGCGGGTACAGCGCGCTGCCGGCCGGCGTTGTCCGCTCGGCCGACGTGTACGCCGGCGGCTGGCCGGCCCGGTTCGGCGGGCGGATCGCGTCCGTGGTGGACGTGGCGGGGCGGACGGGCCACAAGCGGCGCGTGGGGGGCGCGGTCACGGCCTCGCCCGTCCTCGTCGGCGCCGAGCTCGAGGTGCCCGTCGTGCCCGGCGACGTGTCGCTGCTGGCGTCGGCGCGGCAGTCGGTGGTCGATGAGACGAGCGAGGCGCTCGGGATCGCGCTGCCGTACCGGTTCTCCGACGCCTTCGGCAAGCTCCACGCCCGGCTCGACGCGACCTCGACACTCCAGGCCACCGCCCTCCTCTCGACCGACGAGGGCGACCTCGGCCTCGACGGCAGCCGCATCACGACGCGCTCGGAGGCCGCGGGCGGCCAGTTCTTCTCGATCTCGTCGGCCTTCGCGGCGGCCATCGACGTGAGCGCCTACTGGTCGCGGTTCGAGACGGCGTTCGAGCCGGTCGGGGCGCCCCGCCGGACCGCCGAGGTGGAGACGTTCGGCGGGCGGTTCGGCTACGTCTACTACGTCGGCCCGCACACCATCCGGACCGGGATCCAGGCCTCGTCGTACCTCTTCGAGTACGCCTTCCGGCCGGACGTCGTGACGCGGCAGAACACGAGCGAGGGCTCGTTCTTCGTCGACGCCGACGTGGACCTCGGGCACGGGCTCAAGGTCGAGCCGGGCGTCCGGTTTCAGACGTTCCCGGCGCAGGCCCAGCCGAGCTCGTTCGAGCCGCGCGTGCTGGCGTCGTGGGCCCTCGGCCGGCAGGTCTTCCGGGGGGCCGCCGGCGTCTACCGGCAGGAGATCGTCGGGCTGACGAACCAGGGCGACGTGGGCGACGTGTTCACGGCGTGGACGACGGTCCCGACGTCGCTGCCGGTGCCGACGGCCGTGCACGGGCTCCTCGGGTGGGAGGGCGCGCTGGGCCGGGGCGTCCGGGCCGGCGTCGAGGGCTACACCAAGCGGCTCACCGGGCAGACGATCCTCCTCGACGACCGGCTCCTCTCGACCAACGGCGACGCGCTCGGCGTCGAGGTCGTGGCCGGGTACCGGCGCCCGGGCCTCCGGATCGACGCCCGCTACGGCGCCCAGTCGCTGACGTACCGCGACGCCGGGCGGTCGTACCAGCCGCCGTTCCACCGCCCGCACCGGCTGACGGTCGACGGCCGGGCGGAGTGGGGCCCGTGGGCCGTCGCGGCGGCCGTCCAGCTCACGTCCGGCCGGCCGTACACGCGCGTCGTCGGGGCGTACCTCGACCTGGGTGAGGCCGTCGAGCGCGGGCTCCCGCTGGAGACGGCCGTCGGTCCGCCGACGACGCGGTTCGACGACGACCCCTACGGCGCGCGGACGCCGCCCTACGCCCGCCTCGACCTCGCCGTGGAGTGGGCCGCGCGGATCCCCGGCGCGCGCGCCGTCGTGCAGGCGGCCGTGCTCAACGTGACGAGCCGCGCCAACGTGTTCTACTACGACGCGCTCCGCGCCGAGCGCGTGGACCAGCTCCCGCTCTTCCCCACGCTCGGCCTCCGCATCGACGTCGAATGA
- a CDS encoding class I SAM-dependent methyltransferase, with protein MREYDQIAAWYTAARNPNVGVPDLAALTPLLPPRARVLDLGCGDGVPLSRFLLREGVDLTALDSSPEMVERYQAHFPGVPTQCVRVHDARFAPGSFDAVVAWGVLFHLDDGEQAAAIEKVAAWLRPGGWFLFTSGDVQDVTEGEMNGVAFRYVSLGVATYRSLLEGAGMRLVRHYADAWQNYVYVAEKATPAGSGRSHA; from the coding sequence ATGCGCGAGTATGACCAGATCGCCGCGTGGTATACCGCGGCCCGAAACCCCAACGTCGGCGTCCCCGATCTCGCTGCCCTCACACCGTTGCTCCCGCCCCGTGCCCGTGTGCTCGACCTCGGGTGCGGCGACGGCGTCCCGCTCTCGCGGTTTCTCCTCCGGGAGGGCGTCGACCTCACAGCGCTCGACAGCTCGCCCGAGATGGTCGAGCGGTACCAGGCCCACTTCCCCGGCGTCCCCACCCAGTGCGTCCGCGTCCACGACGCGCGCTTCGCACCGGGGTCGTTCGACGCCGTCGTCGCGTGGGGCGTCCTGTTCCACCTCGATGATGGCGAGCAGGCGGCCGCGATCGAGAAGGTCGCGGCGTGGCTGAGACCTGGGGGATGGTTCCTGTTCACATCCGGCGATGTCCAGGACGTGACCGAGGGCGAGATGAACGGGGTCGCGTTCCGGTACGTCTCCCTGGGAGTCGCCACGTACCGGAGCCTGCTGGAGGGGGCCGGAATGCGCCTGGTGCGTCACTACGCCGACGCGTGGCAGAACTACGTGTACGTCGCCGAGAAGGCGACGCCCGCCGGTTCGGGCCGGTCGCATGCGTGA
- the lysA gene encoding diaminopimelate decarboxylase, protein MPSTPWWRARRDALLALADDRSPRYVYDLGTVRQRARDLRAAVPVDRVLYAVKANDYPEVLCALVDEGLDLECVSVFEIEHVLEAVPGFPPARILYTPNFAGRAEVARALALGVHATVDNATTLDAWAEVWGGRAVTVRVDPGVGKGHHDHVKTAGDASKFGVSPSDLPALAEAASRHGVRVVGLHAHTGSGYDDLGVWAENARLLGRLAREHFPEVRHLNVGGGIPVPTGGAPPYDLTAAGAALDEARAAFPDLAVWIEPGRFLVAEAGVLLARVTQVKQKGAVRYVGLDTGMNSLLRPALYGAHHDVVNLSRLDAPEAGPAEIVGPICESSDVLARARPFPETHEGDVVLIDTAGAYGFVMASHYNRRPPAEEVAL, encoded by the coding sequence GTGCCCTCGACGCCCTGGTGGCGCGCCCGCCGCGACGCCCTCCTCGCCCTCGCCGACGACCGCTCACCGCGCTACGTCTACGACCTCGGGACGGTCCGCCAGCGGGCCCGCGACCTCCGCGCGGCCGTCCCCGTCGACCGCGTCCTCTACGCCGTCAAGGCCAACGACTACCCCGAGGTCCTCTGCGCGCTCGTCGACGAGGGGCTCGACCTCGAGTGCGTCTCGGTGTTCGAGATCGAGCACGTGCTCGAGGCCGTCCCGGGCTTCCCGCCCGCGCGGATCCTCTACACGCCCAACTTCGCCGGTCGCGCCGAGGTCGCCCGTGCCCTCGCGCTCGGCGTCCACGCGACCGTCGACAACGCGACGACGCTCGACGCCTGGGCTGAGGTCTGGGGCGGACGCGCCGTCACGGTCCGCGTCGACCCCGGGGTGGGGAAGGGGCACCACGACCACGTCAAGACCGCCGGCGACGCCTCCAAGTTCGGCGTCTCGCCGTCCGACCTCCCCGCCCTCGCCGAGGCTGCCAGCCGGCACGGCGTCCGCGTCGTCGGGCTCCACGCCCACACCGGCAGCGGGTACGACGACCTCGGCGTGTGGGCCGAGAACGCCCGCCTCCTCGGCCGGCTGGCCCGCGAGCACTTCCCCGAGGTCCGCCACCTCAACGTCGGCGGCGGGATCCCCGTCCCGACCGGGGGCGCGCCGCCGTACGACCTCACGGCGGCCGGCGCCGCGCTCGACGAGGCCCGCGCGGCCTTCCCCGACCTCGCCGTGTGGATCGAGCCCGGCCGGTTCCTCGTGGCCGAGGCGGGTGTGCTCCTGGCCCGCGTGACGCAGGTCAAGCAGAAGGGGGCCGTCCGCTACGTCGGCCTCGACACCGGGATGAACTCGCTGCTCCGGCCGGCGCTCTACGGCGCCCACCACGACGTCGTCAACCTCTCCCGCCTCGACGCCCCGGAGGCGGGCCCGGCCGAGATCGTCGGGCCCATCTGCGAGAGCAGCGACGTCCTCGCGCGGGCCCGGCCGTTCCCGGAGACGCACGAGGGCGATGTGGTCCTCATCGACACCGCCGGGGCCTACGGGTTCGTCATGGCCTCGCACTACAACCGGCGCCCGCCGGCCGAGGAGGTCGCGCTGTAA
- a CDS encoding DinB family protein: MTHSRLLARTALLFCVLSAHASAQDPVSAQDASAEPVTMSLEGLHEVTAAHILGTAELLDEEMYAYRPTEDVRTAGQLLAHIANAQYSFCSAAAGEDRPTQENVEEAATTKADIIAALRDSFDYCAAVYDGMTDAEGAEVRSVFGRDMAASGALAFNSMHNYEHYGNLVTYMRLNGIVPPSSQP, translated from the coding sequence ATGACCCATTCTCGACTGCTCGCTCGCACCGCGCTGCTCTTCTGCGTTCTCTCAGCGCACGCCTCCGCCCAAGACCCGGTCTCGGCCCAGGACGCCTCCGCCGAGCCCGTCACCATGAGCCTCGAGGGACTGCACGAGGTGACGGCCGCTCACATCCTCGGCACGGCCGAGCTGCTCGACGAGGAGATGTACGCCTACCGACCGACGGAGGACGTGCGCACGGCGGGCCAGTTGCTCGCGCACATCGCCAACGCCCAGTACTCGTTCTGCTCCGCGGCGGCCGGGGAGGACCGCCCCACGCAGGAGAACGTCGAGGAGGCTGCCACCACCAAGGCCGACATCATCGCCGCCCTCCGCGACTCGTTCGACTACTGCGCCGCCGTCTACGACGGCATGACCGATGCGGAAGGCGCCGAGGTCCGGAGCGTCTTCGGCCGGGACATGGCCGCGTCGGGCGCGCTGGCCTTCAACTCGATGCACAACTACGAGCACTACGGCAACCTCGTCACCTACATGCGGCTCAACGGGATCGTGCCGCCGTCGTCTCAGCCGTAG